aatgtCCCTTATTAAATGGTGTATAAGTAAAAACGGAAGGGTAATTGAGGGTAAAATAGGGAGAAATTTAAATAAGAAGTGATTAATAAGACCATTAGTATTCTATTGTGACAATTATTTTCAAACAAATGCAAatcctaaaaatataattattatggaACAGAGATAATATTTTAGAGAAATTTCCCGTTtctctaaaatctcttattattattttttacttgGACAAGTACTGATAGCTTCTGGTCGTAATTAATGTGGATAGCGTAGAGTCGTGCGTGTGAGCTGGGGTGACGACTGGATTGAGTGAGTCGATGGATCGGAGTTCTCATTCAGGGGTTTGGTTTGGTATTGATTGGCCTTTCGAGCGTGACGACGACGGTTTCGTCGGCGCGCGTGAATTCCTCCGTCTCCAACATCGTCTGCGTATGCTCGGCTTTGGCCACGTCCACGTAAAAAGCGTGTGCGGCGAGACAAATGACGGGATATGATGAATGTATATGCAGCTAGTAGTAACAAGCGCGCagcggttttttttttaaaaaaaaaatctaggttCTAGTACTATCTCCATCTCTAGAatattctttttcttcttttgttcaTCATAAAATaagtttgtttttaaaaatcatTGCATCGAAGTTTgtgtaataaaataataaatgcATTAAGGATAgataaagtaaaaaataattacattaaGATTTAATAAAGCGTGGGTATTTTAGTTATTTCGGTTTTTATTATCTTATTATCATGTGTGGTATAGATGAAACATTAATTAACAAGGTAATACGAAGTACTACcttcgtcccagaatataagaatttAGGATTGAATAAAAAATTTCTTAATACTGTGAATCATGATgcgcttatattttggaatggaggagtAGGTTGGTTAACAAAAATCAGGCAGGTGGTCGTCTGTTGTTCGAAATGTCTGATCACCTATCCCCATGATCGTTTTCCTACCAAATTGATAAATTCACCTACTCCAATCAGTGAACGTGGGGCAGAGACTGATTCGTTGACATTGTGACAGTACTATTGACTGCACACTTCGCCGTCTAGGATGAACAAGAAGAATCTCAATGGTGCGAGCTGAAGCTTTATATCGATAAAAAGCCGAAAATGGTAGACCGGTTCGGTGGCACAACTCCAGCAAACCAGCTGCAGGCTGCAATGCAACGAAGCCGTTGGGCCACCATTCCACTAACCGACCAACGCACCCAACTgccaaaggaataagttcactttgctCCCTTCTCCTGACGTCCTTGAACCATAATACCAGATCTAACATGTTCTTCAACATGCAATATCGGAGTACCTTAGGTCCAGAGGTAGCATTGTACCTAGTTTCGACTGACATAACGAGTTGACTACGACCAACCCAGACAAGTTAGTGTGGAACCCATgcaggacccacatgtcaaggcccttcactctctctcttacgTGACCCGACGGAGACACCATGAGCTCCCTCGTGTGCATCTGCATTACCATGTCCACGACAAATCGCGGTGAGTGTGTGATGGAGGGGCCGTCGGAGAGAATGAAAATGCGCAAGCTCaggaaaagggagaggagagagacaacccgcttacatgtgggccccatatttctttttaatcATTTTCTTCTAATGACTAGGATGCCATATAAGCCGAAAGCAACCATCCACACTGTCTCAGGGTCTTATTTAACCTGGTTTTACAATATGAGAGTTAAAGATTTTTAGTATTGCAGTTCAGGGAAGTGATTTGAACTTGACGTAAAACTGAAGGAcgtaaagtggacttattccatcACGAAGCCTCCGGCAAAGCCCAGCGATCGGCAGGCCCTCACGgcggggaataagttcaccggaggtctcTTAATTTAACAACGAGATTTTTTAAGGCCCCTTAACCACAGAACCAtaaatcttcacccctaaactatacaaaaccgttcatcggaggtccctcggcagtatttttgcccggttttaCTGATGTGGCATTCTagtcagcaattttttttaaaaaaagtacttgggcccacatgtcagctgcatattctcttttctcttctcttcttcggAGAGGTGGGCAAATGCGGGTGCGGCGACCGGCGGGGGTGCGGGCGTGGCGGGGCGTGGGGAAgaagcgggagaggaggagaggaggcgggcgcggcaggcggcgggcggcgcggagcgAGCTGCGAGTTGCCACTTAGGTCGAGCTTGAGTAGCTGCGTGAGGTCGCCAATCGGCCAATGGCGGATGGAACCACGACGGAGCTCAACATCACGCCGACGAACATGTTGCCGTCGAGGAATATCTCAGCCAAGGCGTTGCAGTTGGTTAGGTTGTCCAAGAACTCCCAGGTGCCGCCGTCATCGGTCGGCGTACGGCTCCTCTCATCGTCTCCCGCGCCCGCGCGGATGCTCTCTGTGGCAGCGTCCGACGCCCTCGTCGAGATCAAGCCAGGCAAGATAAGCATGGTCTCCGGCATCCCCAAGGAGCACCTCCGCCGCAAGGTGCTTCTTTGGACTTACTCTGATTTATGTAGTGTCGATAGATTCGCTAGCCCTCATAGATCCGTGTGGGAATCGCTCGAGATGTCCAGGTTTGGTGGGTTCTTTTGGTTGTTACTCGGGTTAGGGATAGAGCCTGGAGGTGTTGGGTCGTGAACTCGTGGTACAGACTACAGTGCTATCGCTAGTTGATGTTCGAATCGTGGAGTAGATAGAAATGCGAATTCGGTGATGAAGTTTTACACTTGTATGGTTTGAACTGCGTCTAGAACTTGGGAGGAATGTGCTGGTCCGTGCGCGCCCACGTCGATCGGCTGGGAGCTCGCTGTGGAACACGTTGTTCGCGAGTGCGAGGCCTCGCAACGACGTCATGTTGAAGAAACTCGGCGGGATCTCTCCGATGAGGCTGTTCTACGACAAGGCTAACATGCGGAGCGCCAGGAGGCGTGACAAGCCGTCGGGGATGGAACTTTCCAGAAGGTTCTGGTCGAACTCGAGCTGCACGATCTTCGTGAGGTTCGCTAGCGATGGCGGGATGTGGCCGGAGAGCGAGTTGTGGCTGAGTCGGAGCACCGTGAGATTCGGCAACGCGTCGAGCCATCGTGGAACGCCGCCGACGATCGAGGTTGTTGTTGTTGAGGTACGCGACGTCGAGGGTGGTGCAATTGCGAAGCGCGTCAGGTATCTCGCCGGCGAACGCGTTGTCGCATAGGCTGAGATACCACATCCACCGGAGCCAGCCGAGGCCATCGGGGATGCTCCCGGAGAAGGCGTTGGAGGTGAGGTTGATGAGTAGCTCGAGCTGCTTGAGGTTGGCGACAGCCGGTgagagctcgccggcgagacGGCTCATGGACACGTCCAGCGACGTGACGCGCACCGCCGCCCGCTTCTCTCCGCGCGGCCGCGCTCGCGCCCGCCTCCACTCCGCTGCCGTGCTCGCCCTCCGCTgctccgcctgccgccgcctccctcgctgaagaaaaggagagaggagagaaaagagaagagaaggaaaagaaaaagagaagaaaaaaaatatgtgcagctgacatgtagGCTCCACgtacattttaaaattttatttgctgactaggatgccacgtcagcgaaaccacccatatatactgcttagggaccttgagtgaacggttttgtatagtttagaggtggagatttctggttttgtggttaagggacctcaaaaaatctcgctgttaagttgagggacctccagtgaacttattcctcacgGCGGCGGCAATGCTGCCTATGAGCTGACTTGGCCCATTGAACTCTACACTCGCGGCCCATCAGGCTATTCTCTGCCTTTGGAAGCGgacttgtgggccggcccattAGTAGGAGGAATCCCTCAGTCGCTCCGCTTCTCCCCTCccgtctccacctcctcccacccctctctcccctccgctCCGGGCTCCGGCGGAGGGGGCGAGCTCCGCCGTCGGCGGCCATGGGCGCGTGGTTCCGCGTGGGgcggatcgccgccgccgctcgagtCCTCTGGAGAGGTCCCACGCCGGCCTCGGCCCCGTCTGAAGTGGTATCTCTCATCTAACATCCCTTACCGATGATCAGATGTCCAGTTTGGTGCTTGATCTGAGTATGCTTGTTAAGTAGTAGTAATAGAGTGAATTTCTCGGCGACGATTCGATTTCCAGTTGGGTGGTTCGGAATATAGTTCGGTTGATTTGCTTCCTGCATGTTCTGACGATGCTACAGGTAGTAACAATTTTAATGCTATTGTGCGCTTGGGCAAGTCTAGTTTAATATGTGTTTTTGTTTGGGTGGATATCTTGTGAAGTCATATTGCTAATGTAAATAGTACTTGCGCTTTGGCCTGAAGGACAAATTCTTTTGATAGGGCTTGTGATGTGATAAAAGTGTCTTTCCCTGGAGTAAACTGCTACTAGGGTGTGAATGTGTGATAGAGTTATCGTGATGATCTAGCCTAAGATAAGCctgacaaatttttttttcttgcaaattgggATAGAATGGCATCCCAGTTTGCAAgaaaaattgaaactgctttgaATTTGCTAGTTAGGGGGTGTGTCATGTTCTTTTTTTCAATTGGGTTTTACCTATTCCCTATGATTTTCTTTCAATGGTTTTACGCATTGTACGTTGGGTTGGAACTAACTTCAATACTTTGGATGTCTGACCTACATGTTCATTTTATACTTTTTCAGCGTGAGCGGCTGGCAGTGGAGACCGTCAAGCTGTTTTCTCCTGGGATGAACCAGCAAGATAGGTCCTTCTGGAGCTACCTCATTGGCTACAACTGTGGCGCCCTGATCATCCTTGGCAATGCTAATAGAGAACTTGATCAGAGGGCAAAGGCTCTTGCTGAGGAACGGGAAGCTCTTTGATGGTGGTTGCTAATGTTCTTCGATTACCCTTGCGACGGTGAAAATGTATGGTTATCACCTTTCTTTCACTGATTCGAACATGTTCTGTTTCCATGCATGGAGGACCATCCGGGTGCTTGATCTGCTCTTCCCCTCGGTGCAAAATGAAATCTGTAGTGCAAATTGATGGATTAAAATATGTGAAGTGTTAAATGCTGCCCGATTCATGTGAGATTGAATGTTACTGACTTGGTATGCGAACTTCAGGAAATCATGTCTTTTTGTGGTTCTTTTTTCATTTACTGGACATGTTAGGAAGAACAGCTGTGACCGTGCACATTATCCTATATGTTCATACTATGAATTGGTGAAGTGAAACTTAAAAACTTCCCTTCCAGTTAAGGTGATTAAGAGAGGCCCATTTTGTTGTCTCCTTGCATACAACTTGTTCTTGAATATTTTGATTcatcttctactccctccgtctcctaatataagggattttgacattttattgcattgtttgaccattcgtcctattcaaaaaaattaaaattattatttattttttttgacttactttattatccgaagtactttaaacacaacttttcgttttttatatttgcataatttttttttgaataagatgagtagtCAAAGAGCACAAgcaaatgtcaaaatcccttatattaggggatggagggagtagctaacagagcacttttttttcctttttgagaaaattggaaccatgccattataattttgcaaaatttgagatatgccatcctgacccacatgtcattgactcatgtaaGTTCTACATGTCATAGAGATACcaatggcatatctcaaactttgtaaaattataatggcatggttccaatttaccttttcttttcttcttaacCCTCTGATTTTGTTGGCTTGAATTAGATTGGATAGTTGTCTGAACCATATAGTGTAGAGAATTTAGTCTTAATGAAAACTCGGTGGGCAATATTCTGTTGATATTCAGGATTTATAACATGGATTTATGGACTGGATATGAAATATTGATTGCATCTGTAAGTCGTATGAAATTTACTCCATGAAAAATTGAACGGGCCAGAACCCGGAGCAAAGCCAAGGCTTGCCGAGctattcgagctcggctcgacaaGCTCGCGAGCACAATAACAATGGCAGGCTCGGACTCGGTTCCAACCTCTAAACCAGCCGAGCTTGACTCAAGCCTGCACCAAACCGAGTCAGAGCAGCTCACGCATCAaacatcttttcttttctttttggcgAAAATCCGAAACCGTATAGGACATACACTCTCTGACGTTCGTCTTCCCTTTTATATATTTCTCCATCACCTCGCAATCCAATCCAAGAGAGTTACCTTCGGAGAATTCAATCCGCGCGATTAACCCCAGTTAATTCACCAGAATTAATCACCGTCCGTTACAAAATGCAGTCGGTGGTGCGGTCaacggcgcgg
The Oryza sativa Japonica Group chromosome 6, ASM3414082v1 DNA segment above includes these coding regions:
- the LOC4341719 gene encoding uncharacterized protein, whose translation is MGAWFRVGRIAAAARVLWRGPTPASAPSEVRERLAVETVKLFSPGMNQQDRSFWSYLIGYNCGALIILGNANRELDQRAKALAEEREAL